One segment of Paenibacillus sp. FSL R7-0337 DNA contains the following:
- a CDS encoding NusG domain II-containing protein: MKRADVLLISIVLIAALAFLVPRWLSNDADKGGPGKELKANITVDGKLFKTITLTKEEQTIEVRTERGYNILKVHDYGVEMFDADCPDKVCLGFGFITLPKQTIVCLPHRVLVEIASAAGEDEVDGYVQ; the protein is encoded by the coding sequence ATGAAACGCGCAGATGTGCTGCTGATTTCTATCGTTCTGATTGCTGCGCTCGCCTTTCTCGTGCCAAGATGGCTGTCAAACGATGCTGATAAAGGTGGGCCAGGCAAAGAACTCAAGGCCAATATAACAGTAGATGGTAAGTTATTCAAAACGATAACCCTAACCAAAGAAGAGCAGACTATTGAGGTCCGCACCGAGCGGGGCTATAACATTCTGAAGGTGCATGATTATGGGGTTGAGATGTTCGATGCGGATTGCCCGGATAAGGTCTGCCTCGGCTTCGGATTCATCACGCTGCCCAAGCAGACCATCGTATGCCTTCCACACCGGGTATTGGTTGAGATTGCAAGTGCGGCCGGGGAGGATGAAGTAGATGGCTATGTCCAGTAG